One Megalops cyprinoides isolate fMegCyp1 chromosome 17, fMegCyp1.pri, whole genome shotgun sequence DNA window includes the following coding sequences:
- the dnajc5ga gene encoding dnaJ (Hsp40) homolog, subfamily C, member 5 gamma a isoform X1, with product MAEPNRPQRKMSTTGDSLYKVLGLEKGASAEDIKRAYRKLALKYHPDKNPDNPEAAEKFKEINNANSILNDETKRKIYDEYGSMGLYVSEQFGEESVKYYFLMSKWWFKTLVLCCAVFSCCCCCCCCCFCCGKCKPPEDDENYQYVDPEDLEAQIKADQEAGPNAPIVIQPHSTASSSGPTHTAASPISNKSPQ from the exons ATGGCAGAGCCAAACAGGCCTCAGCGGAAGATGTCCACAACGGGGGACAGTTTGTACAAGGTACTAGGCCTGGAGAAAGGGGCATCTGCGGAGGACATCAAAAGAGCTTACAG GAAACTTGCACTGAAGTATCACCCGGACAAGAACCCCGACAACCCGGAGGCAGCCGAGAAATTCAAAGAGATCAACAACGCCAACTCCATCCTGAACGATGAGACCAAGCGGAAGATCTATGACGAATACGGCTCCATGGGGCTCTACGTCTCGGAGCAGTTCGGGGAGGAGAGCGTCAAATACTACTTCCTCATGTCCAAGTGGTGGTTCAAG AcgctggtgctgtgctgtgcggtcttctcctgctgctgctgctgctgttgctgctgtttctgctgtggcaaGTGCAAGCCTCCCGAGGACGATGAGAACTACCAGTACGTGGACCCCGAGGACCTGGAGGCGCAGATCAAGGCCGACCAGGAAGCAG GTCCAAACGCGCCCATCGTAATCCAACCGCATTCCACCGCCAGCTCCTCCGGGCccacccacactgcagccagcCCAATCAGCAACAAGTCCCCGCAGTAA
- the dnajc5ga gene encoding dnaJ (Hsp40) homolog, subfamily C, member 5 gamma a isoform X2: MAEPNRPQRKMSTTGDSLYKVLGLEKGASAEDIKRAYRKLALKYHPDKNPDNPEAAEKFKEINNANSILNDETKRKIYDEYGSMGLYVSEQFGEESVKYYFLMSKWWFKTLVLCCAVFSCCCCCCCCCFCCGKCKPPEDDENYQYVDPEDLEAQIKADQEAGDTIVIVQPIPSPAPENPGETLPELK, from the exons ATGGCAGAGCCAAACAGGCCTCAGCGGAAGATGTCCACAACGGGGGACAGTTTGTACAAGGTACTAGGCCTGGAGAAAGGGGCATCTGCGGAGGACATCAAAAGAGCTTACAG GAAACTTGCACTGAAGTATCACCCGGACAAGAACCCCGACAACCCGGAGGCAGCCGAGAAATTCAAAGAGATCAACAACGCCAACTCCATCCTGAACGATGAGACCAAGCGGAAGATCTATGACGAATACGGCTCCATGGGGCTCTACGTCTCGGAGCAGTTCGGGGAGGAGAGCGTCAAATACTACTTCCTCATGTCCAAGTGGTGGTTCAAG AcgctggtgctgtgctgtgcggtcttctcctgctgctgctgctgctgttgctgctgtttctgctgtggcaaGTGCAAGCCTCCCGAGGACGATGAGAACTACCAGTACGTGGACCCCGAGGACCTGGAGGCGCAGATCAAGGCCGACCAGGAAGCAG GTGATACCATAGTAATCGTGCAGCCTATCCCTAGCCCAGCCCCAGAAAACCCCGGTGAAACCCTGCCGGAGTTGAAATGA